Proteins from a single region of Corylus avellana chromosome ca11, CavTom2PMs-1.0:
- the LOC132166318 gene encoding FCS-Like Zinc finger 5-like produces MLLGKRPRPPIKRTASMSGITVDPTVLEPQEPSDQYTTAAGPAEAPVAHNMNFVPNGGYDQRLSPMTSPRSIQRRNSGDHFIDTAHFLHTCGLCKRRLAPGRDIYMYRGDTAFCSLECREQQMKQDERKEKCTVASKKDGRHGSPSTASAKASSKSETVAAA; encoded by the exons ATGTTGCTTGGGAAGCGTCCACGCCCTCCAATCAAGAGAACAGCGAGCATGTCTGGGATCACCGTCGATCCTACCGTCTTGGAACCTCAGGAACCGTCCGATCAGTATACAACAGCTGCGGGCCCAGCAGAAGCGCCCGTAGCTCACAACATGAACTTCGTTCCCAATGGAGGATACGACCAACGTTTGTCGCCGATGACGTCACCGAGATCGATCCAGAGGAGGAACTCCGGTGATCATTTCATCGACACCGCTCACTTTCTTCACACGTGCGGCCTCTGTAAACGTCGCCTGGCACCTGGCCGTGACATCTACATGTATAG GGGGGATACGGCGTTTTGTAGTTTAGAGTGCAGGGAGCAACAGATGAAGCAAGACGAGAGAAAAGAGAAGTGCACCGTGGCGTCAAAGAAAGACGGCCGCCACGGGTCACCTTCCACGGCGTCGGCCAAGGCGTCGAGCAAGAGCGAGACGGTGGCCGCCGCTTAA
- the LOC132166182 gene encoding uncharacterized protein LOC132166182, protein MSAASNSLLSHTLSQSLIKPRRLSQSPISLSLSVPRFLSLQSNQRFSSIAFCSLDGLNNTNQDIPIEKQYPAFPAVIDINQIREILPHRFPFLFVDRVIEYNPGVSAVAIKNVTINDNFFPGHFPERPIMPGVLMVEAMAQVGGLVMLQPEVGGSRENFFFAGIDKVRFRKPVIAGDTLVMRMTLVKLQKRFGIAKMEGKAYVGGEVVCEGEFLMATGSG, encoded by the exons ATGTCAGCTGCCTCCAATTCCCTCCTCTCTCATACTCTTTCTCAATCTCTGATCAAACCCAGAAGGCTCTCACAGTCcccaatctctctttctctctctgtacctcgttttctttctcttcaatCCAACCAGCGGTTCAGTTCCATCGCATTCTGTTCTCTAGATGGACTAAACAACACCAACCAAGACATACCCATTGAAAAAC AATACCCAGCATTTCCTGCGGTCATAGATATTAATCAGATACGTGAAATTCTGCCCCACAG GTTTCCGTTTCTGTTCGTGGATAGAGTGATTGAGTACAATCCTGGGGTTTCAGCTGTTGCTATAAAGAATGTGACTATAAATGATAACTTCTTTCCTGGGCACTTCCCTGAGAGGCCTATTATGCCTGGTGTTCTCATGGTTGAG GCAATGGCCCAAGTTGGAGGTCTGGTTATGCTGCAGCCCGAAGTGGGAGGCTCCCGCGAAAATTTCTTCTTTGCAGGAATTGATAAAGTGAGGTTTCGGAAGCCGGTGATCGCCGGAGACACTTTGGTTATGAGAATGACACTTGTTAAGCTGCAAAAGCGGTTTGGCATAGCAAAGATGGAAGGGAAAGCATATGTTGGAGGTGAGGTGGTCTGTGAGGGAGAGTTCTTGATGGCTACAGGGAGCGGCTGA
- the LOC132165345 gene encoding inositol-3-phosphate synthase gives MFIESFKVESPNVKYTENEIHSVYNYETTELVHENRNGTYQWIVKPKSVKYEFKTDTHVPKLGVMLVGWGGNNGSTLTAGVIANREGISWATKDKVQQANYFGSLTQASTIRVGSFNGEEIYAPFKSLLPMVNPDDIVFGGWDISDMNIADAMARAKVLDIDLQKQLRPYMESMVPLPGIYDPDFIAANQGARANNVIKGTKKEQVQQIIKDIREFKEASKVDKVVVLWTANTERYSNVIVGLNDTIESLFASLDKNEAEISPSTLYALACILENIPFINGSPQNTFVPGLIDLAIQRNSLIGGDDFKSGQTKMKSVLVDFLVGAGIKPTSIVSYNHLGNNDGMNLSAPQTFRSKEISKSNVVDDMVSSNAILYGPGEHPDHVVVIKYVPYVGDSKRAMDEYTSEIFMGGTNTIVLHNTCEDSLLAAPIILDLVLLAELSSRIQLKADGEGKFHSFHPVATILSYLTKAPLVPPGTPVVNALSKQRAMLENILRACVGLAPENNMILEYK, from the exons ATGTTCATTGAGAGCTTTAAGGTAGAGAGTCCTAACGTTAAATACACAGAGAATGAGATTCACTCTGTGTACAACTACGAGACCACTGAGCTTGTCCATGAGAACAGAAATGGCACCTATCAGTGGATTGTCAAGCCCAAGAGTGTTAAATATGAATTCAAGACCGATACCCATGTCCCTAAACTAGG GGTTATGCTTGTGGGATGGGGAGGAAACAACGGTTCAACCCTCACTGCTGGGGTAATTGCCAACCGAGA AGGAATCTCCTGGGCAACCAAGGACAAAGTGCAACAAGCCAATTATTTTGGCTCGCTAACCCAAGCATCGACAATTCGAGTTGGGTCTTTCAATGGGGAGGAGATCTATGCTCCTTTCAAGAGCCTGCTCCCTATG GTGAACCCAGATGACATTGTGTTTGGGGGATGGGATATTAGTGACATGAACATTGCAGATGCAATGGCTAGGGCCAAGGTCCTGGACATTGATCTGCAGAAGCAATTGAGGCCCTACATGGAATCCATGGTCCCACTCCCCGGAATCTACGACCCTGATTTTATTGCTGCTAACCAAGGTGCACGTGCCAACAACGTGATCAAAGGGACCAAGAAAGAACAAGTCCAACAAATCATCAAAGATATCAG GGAGTTTAAGGAGGCAAGTAAGGTGGATAAGGTGGTTGTGCTGTGGACTGCCAACACAGAGAGGTACAGTAATGTGATTGTGGGGCTAAACGACACCATAGAAAGCCTCTTCGCTTCTTTGGACAAGAATGAGGCTGAGATATCTCCTTCCACCTTGTATGCCTTGGCTTGTATTCTTGAGAATATTCCTTTTATCAACGGAAGCCCTCAGAACACTTTTGTTCCAG GACTGATTGATTTGGCTATTCAGAGGAACAGTTTGATTGGCGGGGATGACTTCAAGAGTGGTCAGACCAAGATGAAATCTGTGTTGGTCGATTTCCTTGTTGGGGCTGGCATTAAG CCAACATCCATAGTGAGCTACAACCATCTGGGAAACAATGACGGCATGAATCTCTCAGCACCACAAACTTTCCGCTCCAAAGAAATCTCCAAGAGCAATGTTGTTGATGACATGGTCTCCAGCAACGCCATCCTTTATGGGCCTGGCGAGCATCCTGACCATGTCGTGGTCATCAAG TATGTGCCCTACGTTGGGGATAGCAAGAGAGCCATGGACGAGTACACCTCAGAAATCTTCATGGGTGGGACGAATACCATAGTGCTCCACAACACCTGTGAGGACTCCCTGTTGGCTGCTCCCATCATCCTAGATTTGGTGCTTCTTGCTGAGCTCAGCTCCCGTATCCAGCTCAAAGCTGATGGAGAG GGCAAGTTTCACTCATTCCACCCTGTGGCTACTATTCTCAGTTACCTCACCAAGGCTCCACTT GTTCCACCTGGCACGCCAGTGGTGAATGCTCTGTCAAAGCAGCGGGCTATGCTTGAGAACATACTGAGGGCTTGCGTTGGATTGGCTCCTGAGAACAACATGATTTTGGAATACAAGTGA